The Ignicoccus islandicus DSM 13165 sequence GTCCGCTATAGGTGATGGGTGATTTGGAAGAGAGCTCAGTAATAGAGTTAAGGAAGAAGAGATCCAAGGGGAGAGTTCACGAGTACGCTTACTTCAATGGCTTCCTCCGACTTAAATGCGACTGGAAGTACCTTTTATCGAACCTAGATACGCTTTCAAAGGAGATTGGAGTATATTACGAAAGCAATGGCACTAAGATACTGCTATACGGGGACGTAGACAGGCTCGTCAAGAAGTTGGTAATAACTTGCAGCGTTCGTCAATGCACTAAGAGCCTTAGAGCAATTGAGAAAGCAAGGGATATCGTCTGGGAACTTAATTACTTCGAGGACACCTTCTGGTATTCCAAAATAGTGGAAAACTTTGAAAGGGGCGGGTTTTGGAGCGTATGTAGGGTGGTCAGTTCGTTTCGAAAACTCTACAAACTCGATAAGTAACGCGAGACTAAGTTTAATTAAGAGAATAGTTGATGCGTTAAGCCTTCACCCATACGGGTTCCTCTCATCCCTAAAGGGGATACATCCACTTAACCATCAACTCGAGTTACTTACTGTAGCGACCTTTCGGGAGCCCGTAAGGGCGTTCATTGCAGACGAAGTCGGTCTCGGTAAGACGCTGGAGGCGGCGTTATTAGTTAAATACTATCAGTTGACCAGAGACTTCGAACCACTAGTCCTGATAGTAGTTCCCAGGATATTGTTGGAGCAATGGAAGGAAGAGTTAAGGGACAAATTCGGGGTAAACGTCGTCGAGATAACTAAGGACAACTTGAAGGAACTTAGTCTAATGCTTAGGGATAGGTGGTACTTGATTTCGATAGATAAACTCAAGAGGAGCGAATATTTAAGGGAAGTCTCGAAGGTTAGGTGGAACTTCGTTATAGTTGACGAGGCTCACAAGCTAGGTAGCAAGAAGGGAAGGACCACCCAAAGGTATAGAGCTATCGAAAGCATGTGCAAATATGACGACCTGAACTTAATACTGCTTTCAGCAACTCCACACAGAGGAGACCCCTACGACTACTTGTCTAGGTTGAAGTTGATCGATCCGTACCTTATTGAAGATCTAGGGAAACTGGACTCGCCGGAATTTTACTCTTTAACGAAAAATGCGTTAGTAATTAGAAGAACCAAACTAGACGTAAACGAGGTATACGAGAAAAGGAACGTATTTAAGAACGCGAAGTTCAAGGCTTTAATAGTGAAACTGAGTCCTGAGGAGAAAAGGTTCTATGAAGAGGCAATAGAGCTAGTAAGAAACGTTTATAAGAGAAAAGAGAAGGAGGGTCTTGGAATAGTATTAACAATACTCGCTAAGAGAATATCGTCCAGTCCCCTCGCTGCACAGAAGACCTTGCTGAGGTTGCTAAGCGACAAGGACTCTTCGACCCAACGCGAAGTAATTGAAAAACTAGAGGAGAGCTTAAGCGATTTCTATGACTATGAGGAAGAGATGGAACCGGACGAGCTATTGGAACGAATCGAATCCATATCTTTAGGTCTAACTCCAAGCGAGAGGACCAAGTTAGAGGAATTAATCGAACTATCTAATGAAGTGGCCAAACGCGATACGAAGCTATCGAAATTGATCAAGTATCTAACGGAACATATGGGGAGAAACGACGTTTCAGTGGTCTTTACTGAATATAAAGATACAGCCGAATACCTTTATGGAAAGCTCTCGAAGATGGAACAGTTTAAGGGACGAATTGCCTTAATAACTTCTAAAGAGGTCGTCCTACCTAAAGGGATAAAGAGAAGGAAAGAAGACGGATTGAGTCGACTAAAGAACGAGCTAGGAAGGAACGTTAAGGTTCTAATAGCGACCGACGTCGCTTCCGAAGGCTTGAACCTCCAGAAGGCGAACGTGATCATAAATTACGAACTGGTTTGGAGTCCCGTCAAACTGGAACAGAGATTAGGTAGGGTATGGAGATACGGTCAAGAACGAGAGGTTACGAGCTACGTAATGATGAGTGATTCCAGAATAGACAGCGACGTTCTCAATGTGCTATATTCAAAGCTTCTAGCTATGAGCGAATCAATAGAATACGATAGGAATATTCTTGGCGAAGAAATAATTCTCGTGGATAACTTCATTGAAAGGGGGACTTCAACGAGCCCTCCCGTACTAGAGGATGGTATGGAATTTAACGAACTCAAAGCAATTTCGGAATACTTGAAAGGCGGTAGGAAGGCCCTAGAAGAATACGTCAGGAGAGTTTCTCGAAAGATAGTGGAGCTCAATGAAGTAATGAGGAACATGTCGTTAAGGAGGGAGGAACGGGCTAAGTATTTCCAAGAGGTAGTTGAAAAGCTACTAGGGGGATTGGAAGCTAATAACGGGAAGAACGAGCTCCTAAGGCTGATACAAAAGGTGGCAGAGCTCCGGAACCTTAACTCTGAGTTAAGAGAAGGCAGAATTATTGTAAGAGACGGAACTCTCAAGCGTGAAGACACTAACCCTATGGTTCTACTAAGATCCCTTCTGGAAGGAACAAGGGCAACTGGAGACAAGCTATACTTCATAGCACCGAAGAGCGCGCTGGGGAGAGCTAACGAAATTCGAATATTTGAGGTCGAGGTCGCTTTAAATGAAAAACGCGTTAACAGATCCGTCTATAAGAATCTGATAGGCGTACGCGTAACGAGCGAACAGCCCAACAAGGACAAAGGCTTTGAATTGATGAGCGCTATAGAGGTCCTAAGAACGATTAACGACCTCGCGGATCTACTTCTGCCAGTGGAGATTAAAGCTGAAGATGAACCGAGAAACGCCTTTCTTGAGCTAAAATTGAAGTTGAAAAACACTATTATGAAGACCACCTTGATACGGGCCTATCCCAATTACTTGAAGAAGAGCGAGGAAAAGGGTTACGCTAGGAAAAGGCCGTACATACCTAAAGACGCGTCCAAAGATCTAGATATTAAATTGAAGGAAATAGCTAGAATATATGCAGTCGAAATTAGAAATCCGATTGGCGATGCTTCAGAGAAGGAAGTTGAGGAGATAGAGAAAATTGCTATGGAAAAGGCCATGGAATACGAAAAGCTGAACGGCAGGCAACCGACTGACGTCAGTAGGTACGAGCACTACGACATTTACAGTATAGATCCGAGGACTGGAGAAGAGAGATACATAGAAGTGAAGGGAAGGCAAGGAACTTCAATGTACGTAGAGTTAACTAAAAAGGAAATGGGATTTGCTTTGAAGAACAGAGACAAATATTGGCTCTATATAGTAATCAACGTTAAGAAGAATCCGTTGCTAATAGCTATACGGGATCCGGTAAACTTCATGGAAGAAATTTGCGAGACCAGGTACGTCCCTAAGTTGTAACGATCAATACACGAAACGGTAGTACCTTATTTCTCCCGCACCTCCAGTAATTAACACTAGAATATTTTAAAGTAGACCACGTAACTTATTTTAAACTTACATAAACATAACACTAGGAATGGGTAGATGTCCGATGAACGATGCCAACGTTGGAGTAGAGGGAACTGAGCTTTATTTCCCCTTGAGTGTAGTTGTGCATAACTTGGATACGGAATTAAAGAAATATCGCAGTGAGATGAATGGAATAGAAATTAAGGATTCCAAGAAGGTCCTACGCTTCTCCAAAGTTTTCCTAGGTGCGTTAAGTTTGCTTTACAAGAAGCGCGGCGATTTGCGCGTAGCCTTGAAGGAAACGAACGAACTACTATGGAGTTCTCCGATTGAGAAGAATGTTTTCGAGCCCAAGGAGAGCGAGGAGATAGTGAAGGAATTAAATGAATTCTTCAACCGAAACCTTGGAATCAAGGTTAGGTTTCGTAAGGGTAACAGCGTCGAAATAGCTGAAGAGGAAAGCGACGTAACTAAGCTAGAAGAAGCATTACTCGGGCTCGCTAACGTAATAGAAAGGAGGATTAACGAGTTGCTGGAAATAAAAGGGAGGGAGGACGCTTTAGCTCTATATAGTGCCACTCTAGGTTCCGAAGAATTCGTGACCATTTACGAGATAAGAAGGCGAGGTACCGAGTAATGGAAAGGCTTCCCGCAGGGGTACTATATCTAGGTCCTTGGAGCGGAAACGAAAAAGTTAGCTTGGGCAATACGTTATTCTTTCGAAATCTCAGTAGGTTGATAAGGGACGCTATAATAAAGACTGGAGTAAACGAAACCTTTGGTAAGCACCTCTTCTTGGAATCTACCGAAAAGGAATTTAGGGTCGGTTTATAGGGTGCGAGGCACCCTCCACCTCCCCGCCCAAACGTTATGAGACATATGCGTTCGCGTGGATGGCAGTAGTTTTGGATACAGTTCCATCAGGCGCAATTCTAGAGAGTGAGTTCGCTAGGGACTTCGGTCTATCGACGTTGTTCATTAGGAGCGGTACGTGTAACTGCTTCTTATCTCTAGAAGAGGTAGAAGGGTGTTCTGAGTTGAAGTGTGGATTTAGTGGAGATTGTAAAGTTTGGAGCTCAACTGAGATGTTGTATTCACACGTAGGAACGCTTTTCGTAACTGTGATTCTAAAAAGAGAGTTATTGGAAGCTATGGCTGGGAACGACGCGTTGAAAATAAACGAATTGATGAGCGATTTCGAAGAAGCGGAGCGCGTTCTAGAATGCGCCCTAGAGGCCTTGGAGAAGCAATTCGTTAAGAGAACTTCACTGTACAAAAGGTTGAGGGAAATGAGGTATTCTTCTTGACGCGTAGTTCGGGGTAGACTTACTTGGACTTGCTGTTATACCTTTCTATGGCCTCCTTTATCTTCTTGTAGGCCTCTTCCTTAGGTAACCAGTCCTTTATCTTGACCCACTTACCGGGCTCCAGCTCCTTGTAATGCTCGAAGAAGTGCTTTATTTTGTCCTTAGTTAAGTCGTCTAAGTCAGAGACGTCCCTTATTTCCTTGAACCTAGGGTCTACCTTCTCAACGGGCACAGCGATTATCTTGCTATCTGGACCCTCCTCGTCTTCCATTACTAGCACTCCAATGGGTCTCGCCTTAACGTAAGTACCGGGGTAGAAGGGATCGTGACTAATTACTAACACGTCTACTGGGTCTCCGTCCTCCTCGAGCGTTGCTGGTATGAAACCGTAATTGAAGGGGTAGTACATGGCAGTATATAGGACTCTATCGACCTTAATGAAACCCGTCTCCTTGTCCATTTCGTATTTTACGT is a genomic window containing:
- a CDS encoding protein NO VEIN domain-containing protein, which produces MKGAGFGAYVGWSVRFENSTNSISNARLSLIKRIVDALSLHPYGFLSSLKGIHPLNHQLELLTVATFREPVRAFIADEVGLGKTLEAALLVKYYQLTRDFEPLVLIVVPRILLEQWKEELRDKFGVNVVEITKDNLKELSLMLRDRWYLISIDKLKRSEYLREVSKVRWNFVIVDEAHKLGSKKGRTTQRYRAIESMCKYDDLNLILLSATPHRGDPYDYLSRLKLIDPYLIEDLGKLDSPEFYSLTKNALVIRRTKLDVNEVYEKRNVFKNAKFKALIVKLSPEEKRFYEEAIELVRNVYKRKEKEGLGIVLTILAKRISSSPLAAQKTLLRLLSDKDSSTQREVIEKLEESLSDFYDYEEEMEPDELLERIESISLGLTPSERTKLEELIELSNEVAKRDTKLSKLIKYLTEHMGRNDVSVVFTEYKDTAEYLYGKLSKMEQFKGRIALITSKEVVLPKGIKRRKEDGLSRLKNELGRNVKVLIATDVASEGLNLQKANVIINYELVWSPVKLEQRLGRVWRYGQEREVTSYVMMSDSRIDSDVLNVLYSKLLAMSESIEYDRNILGEEIILVDNFIERGTSTSPPVLEDGMEFNELKAISEYLKGGRKALEEYVRRVSRKIVELNEVMRNMSLRREERAKYFQEVVEKLLGGLEANNGKNELLRLIQKVAELRNLNSELREGRIIVRDGTLKREDTNPMVLLRSLLEGTRATGDKLYFIAPKSALGRANEIRIFEVEVALNEKRVNRSVYKNLIGVRVTSEQPNKDKGFELMSAIEVLRTINDLADLLLPVEIKAEDEPRNAFLELKLKLKNTIMKTTLIRAYPNYLKKSEEKGYARKRPYIPKDASKDLDIKLKEIARIYAVEIRNPIGDASEKEVEEIEKIAMEKAMEYEKLNGRQPTDVSRYEHYDIYSIDPRTGEERYIEVKGRQGTSMYVELTKKEMGFALKNRDKYWLYIVINVKKNPLLIAIRDPVNFMEEICETRYVPKL
- the ppa gene encoding inorganic diphosphatase, with translation MVNLDKLGPGEKAPEVVNVVIEIPMGGYVKYEMDKETGFIKVDRVLYTAMYYPFNYGFIPATLEEDGDPVDVLVISHDPFYPGTYVKARPIGVLVMEDEEGPDSKIIAVPVEKVDPRFKEIRDVSDLDDLTKDKIKHFFEHYKELEPGKWVKIKDWLPKEEAYKKIKEAIERYNSKSK